In Paracoccus aminophilus JCM 7686, a single window of DNA contains:
- the nusG gene encoding transcription termination/antitermination protein NusG, with protein MAKRWYSVSVLSNFEKKVAEAIRLAAAEKGLEEQIDEVLVPTEEVIEIRRGKKVTSERRFMPGYVLVHMELSDRTYHLVNSINRVTGFLGAQGKPMPMRDEEVNTILNRSGEGGVEVAPRNLIRFEVGEKVNVTDGPFEGFSGMVEEVDDAAGRIKVTVSIFGRPTPVELEFTQVTKAA; from the coding sequence ATGGCAAAGCGTTGGTATTCGGTCAGTGTTCTGTCCAACTTCGAGAAGAAGGTTGCCGAGGCGATTCGTCTGGCCGCTGCCGAGAAGGGGCTGGAGGAGCAGATCGACGAGGTGCTCGTCCCGACCGAAGAAGTGATCGAGATCCGTCGTGGCAAGAAGGTGACCTCTGAGCGTCGCTTCATGCCGGGCTATGTTCTGGTTCACATGGAACTCTCTGACCGGACCTACCATCTGGTCAACTCGATCAACCGCGTCACCGGTTTCCTGGGTGCCCAGGGCAAGCCGATGCCGATGCGGGATGAAGAGGTGAATACGATTCTGAACCGCTCGGGTGAGGGCGGGGTCGAGGTTGCGCCGCGCAACCTGATCCGTTTCGAGGTGGGCGAGAAGGTCAATGTGACCGACGGGCCGTTCGAAGGGTTCTCGGGCATGGTCGAGGAAGTCGACGATGCCGCTGGCCGGATCAAGGTCACGGTCTCGATTTTTGGCCGGCCCACGCCGGTCGAGCTGGAATTCACGCAGGTCACCAAGGCCGCGTGA
- the secE gene encoding preprotein translocase subunit SecE has translation MTNPVQFIGQVRAEISKIAWPTRREVITTTIMVLIMAALCALFFSLVDLGLRTGLHALLGATSS, from the coding sequence ATGACGAATCCCGTTCAGTTCATCGGCCAGGTCCGCGCCGAAATCAGCAAGATCGCATGGCCGACGCGCCGCGAGGTCATCACGACCACGATCATGGTCCTGATCATGGCCGCGCTTTGTGCGCTTTTCTTCTCGCTGGTGGATTTGGGTCTGCGCACCGGACTGCACGCTCTTCTGGGCGCGACCAGCAGCTAA
- a CDS encoding ABC transporter ATP-binding protein, whose product MFSWFESRLNPYPNEAPQMAPRGMWRFILHYAKGALPWMAVMSTCSALIAVAEVVLFGYLGDLVNRLSNADRTGFWQEEGSRLMLMAAILLIGLPLLQILFSLVMHQTLMGNFPQRIRWQAHRYLLRQSMSYFQDEFAGRIATKLMQTSLAVREVAMKFMDVMVYVGVYFIGALILAATTDPWLAVPFAGWGVLYGLLLWWIIPRIAHVSETQANARAVMTGRVVDSYTNITTVKLFSHSAREEAYVRESMDEFLGSVHAQMRLASIQNVSLSTLNSLLTGVVTALGLYLWLIGKVEVGAVAVAIPLALRLGNMSHWIMWEFAGLFENIGTVRDGIGSLALPRMVTDAPDAKPLQRGPGEVRFDHVTFRYRSDVEDAPKVVLNDLDLTLRAGERIGLVGRSGAGKSTLINLLLRFHDIDQGKITIDGQDISRVTQESLRAAIGVVTQDNSLLHRSVRDNIAYGRPDASEAEIVEAARSAEAWEFIQTLVDSRGRRGLDAHVGERGVKLSGGQRQRIAIARVLLKDAPILVLDEATSALDSEVEAAIQQQLVRLMEGKTVIAIAHRLSTIAQMDRLIVMDGGRIVEEGSHEALLAQGGIYARLWSRQSGGFLAADAFDALAEPAGAGEGAGPEPEARERAEA is encoded by the coding sequence ATGTTCAGCTGGTTCGAAAGCCGGCTTAATCCCTATCCCAACGAAGCCCCGCAAATGGCCCCGCGGGGCATGTGGCGATTCATCCTGCATTATGCCAAAGGCGCGCTGCCGTGGATGGCGGTGATGTCGACCTGCTCGGCGCTGATTGCCGTCGCCGAGGTCGTGCTGTTTGGCTATCTCGGCGATCTGGTGAACCGGCTTTCAAACGCCGATCGCACCGGATTTTGGCAGGAGGAGGGCAGTCGGCTGATGCTGATGGCCGCGATCTTGCTGATCGGCCTGCCGCTTTTGCAGATCCTGTTCTCGCTGGTCATGCATCAGACGCTCATGGGCAACTTCCCCCAGCGCATCCGCTGGCAGGCGCATCGCTATCTGCTGCGCCAGTCGATGAGCTATTTCCAGGATGAATTCGCCGGCCGCATCGCCACCAAGCTGATGCAGACCTCGCTTGCCGTGCGCGAGGTTGCGATGAAGTTCATGGATGTGATGGTCTATGTCGGCGTCTATTTTATCGGCGCGCTGATTCTGGCCGCGACGACAGATCCTTGGCTTGCCGTGCCCTTCGCGGGCTGGGGCGTGCTTTATGGCCTGCTTCTGTGGTGGATCATCCCACGGATCGCGCATGTGTCCGAGACCCAGGCCAATGCGCGCGCGGTGATGACCGGGCGCGTGGTCGACAGCTATACCAATATCACCACGGTCAAGCTTTTCTCGCATTCCGCGCGGGAAGAGGCTTATGTGCGTGAAAGCATGGACGAATTTCTTGGTTCGGTTCATGCCCAGATGCGGCTTGCCTCGATCCAGAACGTCTCGCTGTCGACGCTGAACTCGCTGCTGACCGGGGTGGTGACGGCGCTTGGGCTTTATCTCTGGCTGATCGGAAAGGTCGAGGTTGGCGCGGTTGCCGTGGCCATTCCGCTGGCCTTGCGGCTCGGGAACATGTCGCATTGGATCATGTGGGAATTCGCCGGGCTCTTTGAGAATATCGGCACGGTCCGCGACGGCATCGGCAGCCTTGCTCTGCCGCGCATGGTCACCGATGCGCCGGACGCGAAGCCTTTGCAACGCGGCCCCGGCGAGGTGCGTTTCGATCATGTGACCTTCCGCTATCGCTCGGATGTCGAAGACGCGCCGAAAGTGGTGCTGAACGATCTCGATCTGACCCTGCGCGCGGGGGAGCGGATCGGTCTGGTCGGCCGCTCGGGCGCGGGGAAATCGACGCTGATCAACCTGCTTTTGCGTTTCCATGACATTGATCAGGGCAAGATCACCATCGACGGGCAGGATATTTCGCGGGTGACACAAGAATCCCTGCGTGCCGCGATTGGTGTGGTGACGCAGGACAATTCGCTGCTGCATCGCTCGGTGCGCGACAATATTGCCTATGGCCGTCCTGATGCGAGCGAGGCAGAGATTGTCGAGGCCGCGCGTTCCGCCGAGGCGTGGGAGTTCATCCAGACGCTGGTTGATAGCCGCGGTCGGCGTGGGCTCGACGCCCATGTCGGCGAGCGTGGGGTGAAGCTTTCGGGCGGCCAGCGCCAGCGAATCGCCATTGCGCGGGTGCTCTTGAAGGATGCGCCGATCCTCGTGCTCGATGAGGCGACCTCGGCGCTTGACAGCGAGGTCGAGGCGGCGATCCAGCAGCAGCTCGTGCGGCTGATGGAGGGCAAGACCGTCATCGCCATCGCCCACCGGCTGTCGACGATTGCGCAGATGGATCGGCTGATCGTCATGGACGGCGGCCGGATCGTCGAAGAGGGCTCGCATGAGGCCTTGCTGGCGCAGGGCGGCATCTATGCGCGGCTGTGGTCGCGGCAGTCGGGCGGCTTTCTGGCGGCGGACGCGTTCGACGCTTTGGCCGAACCTGCAGGTGCGGGCGAGGGGGCTGGCCCTGAGCCAGAGGCGCGCGAGCGGGCGGAGGCGTGA
- a CDS encoding GFA family protein — protein sequence MTTLRTYPGACFCGAVRFEVDGDLSHGTMRCNCRFCRKMRYWEMRLPDPDGLRILSGAQAIAITPSQHPLGEGEAMQHAFCQSCGTRLWTKGNIAEMGGRVTLVFVPALEDVAIDELLAAPVHYANGAENDWWHAPADTAHL from the coding sequence ATGACCACGCTGCGGACCTATCCCGGCGCGTGCTTTTGCGGCGCGGTGCGGTTTGAAGTGGATGGCGATCTCTCGCATGGGACGATGCGCTGCAACTGCCGCTTTTGCCGCAAGATGCGCTATTGGGAGATGCGCCTGCCCGATCCCGACGGGCTGCGCATCCTGAGCGGGGCGCAGGCGATCGCAATCACGCCGAGCCAGCACCCGTTGGGTGAGGGTGAGGCGATGCAGCATGCCTTTTGTCAGAGCTGCGGCACGCGGCTTTGGACCAAGGGCAATATTGCCGAGATGGGTGGGCGCGTGACCTTGGTCTTTGTTCCCGCGCTCGAGGATGTCGCGATCGACGAGTTGCTGGCCGCGCCCGTCCATTATGCCAATGGTGCCGAGAATGATTGGTGGCATGCGCCGGCTGACACGGCGCATCTCTGA
- a CDS encoding VOC family protein, translating into MIDHIGLNTADLTRARAFYDATLAALGITLQMEVTEEMTGGHGAHLGYGTEGKPFFWLGNSGPTGGAAHVAFVAPDQAAVDAFYRAALAAGGRDNGAPGLRPHYHASYYAAFVIDPDGNNIEAVNHGAAA; encoded by the coding sequence ATGATTGATCACATTGGTCTCAACACCGCCGACCTCACCCGCGCGCGCGCTTTTTACGACGCCACGCTAGCCGCTTTGGGGATCACCCTGCAGATGGAGGTCACCGAAGAGATGACCGGCGGCCATGGCGCGCATCTGGGCTATGGCACTGAAGGCAAGCCCTTCTTCTGGCTCGGCAACAGCGGTCCGACCGGAGGCGCGGCGCATGTCGCTTTCGTCGCGCCCGATCAGGCGGCGGTCGATGCGTTTTACCGCGCGGCGCTGGCTGCGGGCGGGCGTGACAATGGCGCGCCGGGGCTGCGCCCGCATTACCACGCGAGCTATTACGCCGCCTTCGTCATCGACCCCGATGGCAATAATATCGAGGCGGTGAACCACGGCGCTGCGGCATGA
- the tuf gene encoding elongation factor Tu has product MAKAKFERTKPHVNIGTIGHVDHGKTTLTAAITKYFGEFKAYDQIDGAPEERARGITISTAHVEYETPNRHYAHVDCPGHADYVKNMITGAAQMDGAILVVNAADGPMPQTREHILLGRQVGIPYMVVYLNKVDQVDDEELLELVEMEVRELLSSYDYPGDDIPIIKGSALAALEGRDAEIGENSIRALLDAVDAYIPTPERAIDLPFLMPIEDVFSISGRGTVVTGRIERGAVNVGDELEIVGIRDTKKTTCTGVEMFRKLLDRGEAGDNVGVLLRGVDRDGVERGQVLCKPKSVNPHTEFEAEAYILTKEEGGRHTPFFANYRPQFYFRTTDVTGTVKLPEGTEMVMPGDNLKFTVELIAPIAMEEKLRFAIREGGRTVGAGVVSKILK; this is encoded by the coding sequence ATGGCAAAGGCAAAGTTTGAACGTACGAAACCGCACGTCAACATCGGCACGATCGGCCACGTTGACCACGGCAAAACCACGCTGACCGCTGCGATCACGAAGTATTTCGGTGAATTCAAAGCCTACGACCAGATCGATGGCGCTCCGGAAGAGCGTGCGCGCGGGATCACGATTTCGACGGCGCACGTCGAATACGAGACCCCGAACCGTCACTACGCCCACGTCGACTGCCCCGGCCACGCTGACTATGTGAAGAACATGATCACGGGCGCGGCACAGATGGACGGCGCGATCCTGGTTGTGAACGCAGCTGACGGCCCGATGCCGCAGACGCGCGAGCACATCCTGCTCGGCCGTCAGGTCGGCATTCCGTACATGGTCGTCTACCTGAACAAGGTTGACCAGGTTGATGACGAGGAACTGCTCGAGCTGGTCGAGATGGAAGTTCGTGAGCTTCTGTCGTCCTACGACTACCCCGGCGACGATATCCCGATCATCAAGGGTTCGGCTCTGGCCGCTCTGGAAGGTCGCGATGCCGAGATCGGTGAGAACTCGATCCGCGCGCTGCTCGACGCCGTTGACGCCTATATCCCGACCCCGGAGCGCGCGATCGATCTGCCGTTCCTGATGCCGATCGAAGACGTGTTCTCGATCTCGGGCCGTGGTACGGTTGTGACCGGTCGTATCGAGCGTGGCGCTGTGAACGTTGGCGACGAACTCGAAATCGTCGGCATCCGCGACACCAAGAAAACGACCTGCACGGGCGTGGAAATGTTCCGCAAACTGCTGGACCGTGGGGAAGCTGGCGACAACGTCGGCGTTCTGCTGCGCGGTGTTGACCGTGACGGCGTCGAGCGTGGTCAGGTTCTGTGCAAACCGAAATCGGTTAACCCGCACACCGAGTTCGAAGCCGAAGCCTATATCCTCACCAAAGAGGAAGGTGGCCGTCACACGCCGTTCTTCGCGAACTACCGTCCGCAGTTCTACTTCCGCACCACCGACGTCACCGGCACCGTGAAGCTGCCGGAAGGCACCGAGATGGTGATGCCGGGCGACAACCTGAAGTTCACGGTCGAGCTGATCGCTCCGATCGCGATGGAAGAGAAACTGCGCTTCGCGATCCGCGAAGGTGGCCGCACCGTTGGTGCAGGCGTCGTCTCGAAGATCCTGAAGTGA
- a CDS encoding tellurite resistance TerB family protein — protein sequence MSLVKTLARVAAGVILAKGIGTIMRNAQNGTAEAAPSGPSTGPSSGASRRSTGGGILGDLLNRGTGARSGGGGGLGDILGQVLGGTASPDPTSGGAGTGRRYGGPQSGGAQGGLGGLFDKITSGRGQPYGDTFGRNPPPSPAQDSAAPQPTGPTASGSAGGGLGGILAGAVSGGLGGLLGGLLSGRGPTASPMDGLAHKDSQPHNEASFGEVLNDAIATGNEPQIPPTPEQNAVAGLLLRAMIQAAKSDGQIDDREMQRLVAETGEQDGPERDFIREQMAAPVDPIALARETPQGLGPQVYLVSLMAIDFDNEAEARYLHALAEALGLAQEQVNAIHQQVGVQNLYS from the coding sequence ATGAGTCTTGTCAAGACACTCGCACGCGTCGCCGCTGGCGTGATCCTTGCCAAAGGGATCGGAACAATCATGCGAAATGCCCAGAATGGCACGGCCGAGGCCGCGCCCTCTGGCCCGTCCACGGGTCCGTCCTCTGGCGCATCGCGCCGCTCGACCGGCGGCGGCATTCTCGGAGATCTGCTCAATCGTGGCACCGGCGCCCGCAGCGGCGGAGGCGGCGGGCTCGGCGATATTCTGGGGCAGGTTCTCGGCGGCACAGCGAGCCCTGATCCGACCTCGGGAGGCGCGGGCACAGGTCGGCGCTATGGCGGGCCACAATCGGGCGGCGCGCAGGGCGGGCTCGGCGGGCTTTTCGACAAGATCACCTCGGGACGCGGCCAGCCCTATGGCGACACATTCGGCCGCAATCCTCCCCCGTCGCCCGCGCAAGACAGCGCCGCGCCGCAACCGACCGGTCCCACCGCAAGCGGTTCCGCTGGCGGCGGGCTTGGCGGCATTTTGGCGGGCGCGGTCTCGGGCGGTTTGGGCGGTCTGCTTGGCGGACTTCTGAGCGGACGCGGCCCGACCGCTTCGCCGATGGACGGGCTCGCCCATAAGGATTCCCAGCCCCACAATGAGGCCTCTTTCGGCGAAGTGCTGAATGATGCCATCGCCACGGGCAACGAGCCGCAGATCCCGCCCACCCCGGAGCAAAATGCGGTTGCCGGGCTTTTGCTGCGCGCCATGATTCAGGCGGCCAAATCCGACGGCCAGATCGACGACCGCGAAATGCAGCGCCTCGTGGCCGAAACCGGCGAGCAGGACGGACCCGAGCGTGATTTCATCCGCGAGCAGATGGCCGCGCCGGTCGATCCGATCGCCTTGGCGCGCGAGACGCCGCAAGGGCTTGGCCCGCAGGTCTATCTGGTCTCGCTGATGGCGATCGATTTCGACAATGAAGCCGAGGCCCGCTACCTTCACGCATTGGCCGAAGCGCTTGGTCTCGCTCAGGAACAGGTCAATGCCATCCACCAGCAGGTCGGGGTCCAGAACCTCTACTCCTGA